In Ferrigenium kumadai, the DNA window CTTGACCTGCACGGATGTTTCTGCCCCGTTGCGCACCAGCCTGACCGCCACGATCTTGCCGGGAGGGAGGTTGGCAACGGTCTCCAGCATGTTATTCCAGTCGCTGATCTGTGTGTCGTCGATGGACACCAGGATGTCGCCGGGCTTGATCCCCGCCTGATCGGCCGGGCTGTTGCGTATCACTTCCGTAATCAGCACACCCTGGGTATGGCCGAGCTTGAAGGTTTCGGCCAGTTCCGGGGTGAGTTCCTGTACCCCGGTGCCTATCCAGCCGCGCGTCACCGAGCCGTGCTGGATGATCTGTTCCATGGTCTTCTTGGCGATGCTGGCCGGGATGGCGAAGCCGATGCCGAGCGAGCCGCCGTTGGGCGAATAGATGGCGCTGTTGATGCCGAGCAGGTCGCCGTTCACGTCGACCAGCGCCCCGCCGGAATTGCCGGGATTGATGGCGGCGTCGGTCTGGATGAAGTTCTCGAAGGTGTTCAGCCCCAGGTGATTGCGTTTCAGCGCGCTGATGATGCCCATGGTGACCGTCTGGCCCACGCCGAAGGGGTTGCCGATGGCGAGCACCATGTCGCCTACGTGGGCCTGTTCGGGATGGCCGAAGGTGATGGCGGGCAGGTTGCCGGGCAGGTCGATCTTGATGACGGCGAGGTCGGTTTCCGGATCGGAACCGACGACATGGGCCTTGGCCTTGCGGCCATCCGCCAGTGCGACCTCGATCTGGTCTGCGGCCTCGACGACGTGATGGTTGGTGAGGATGTAGCCGTCCTGACTGACGATTACCCCGGAGCCAAGGCTGGAGTTGTCCTGCGGCTCGTTTTCCGGGTCGCCGAAGAAAAAGCGGAAACGAGGATCGTCCGCGAAGGGGTGTATCGGGCTCTTGACTGCGGTGCTGGTGAATACGTTTACTACTGCGGGCATGGCTTTCTGCGCCGCGAGACTCAGTCCGGTTGCAGGTACCTGCTGACCGCCGATTTGCGGAATGTTTTCGTACAGGGTGACCACGCCGCTACGCGCGGCGTTCGGCAGCAGCTCAGGCTTGAGGGTATGGACGATGAATAGCAGTGCCAGTGCGATGGTGACGGCCTGGGAGAACAATAGCCAATGTTTGCGCATGGTAAGATGAATTCGGTTGTGTCTGAAAATTAAAGGAAACTCATGCTGCTCAATGAACTGCGCGATTATAACGCAAGCCTGTTGCAAACCGCCCTCTTCAAGGAT includes these proteins:
- a CDS encoding Do family serine endopeptidase — translated: MRKHWLLFSQAVTIALALLFIVHTLKPELLPNAARSGVVTLYENIPQIGGQQVPATGLSLAAQKAMPAVVNVFTSTAVKSPIHPFADDPRFRFFFGDPENEPQDNSSLGSGVIVSQDGYILTNHHVVEAADQIEVALADGRKAKAHVVGSDPETDLAVIKIDLPGNLPAITFGHPEQAHVGDMVLAIGNPFGVGQTVTMGIISALKRNHLGLNTFENFIQTDAAINPGNSGGALVDVNGDLLGINSAIYSPNGGSLGIGFAIPASIAKKTMEQIIQHGSVTRGWIGTGVQELTPELAETFKLGHTQGVLITEVIRNSPADQAGIKPGDILVSIDDTQISDWNNMLETVANLPPGKIVAVRLVRNGAETSVQVKIGKRPKPTQQ